A genome region from Triticum aestivum cultivar Chinese Spring chromosome 2B, IWGSC CS RefSeq v2.1, whole genome shotgun sequence includes the following:
- the LOC123040222 gene encoding cell number regulator 10-like produces MPAATMEPGTTPWSTGLFDCADDHGVCLLGWCCPCIAVGRMAEILDKGATSSGAGAALYMAIGVLSGWQCQWIYSCVYRTKMRAQYGLQETPCPDCCVHFC; encoded by the coding sequence ATGCCAGCAGCCACCATGGAGCCCGGAACCACCCCCTGGTCAACGGGCTTGTTCGACTGCGCCGACGACCATGGCGTCTGCTTGCTGGGGTGGTGCTGCCCGTGCATCGCGGTGGGGCGGATGGCGGAGATCCTGGACAAGGGGGCGACGTCAAGCGGCGCCGGCGCGGCCCTGTACATGGCGATAGGGGTGCTGTCGGGGTGGCAGTGCCAGTGGATCTACTCCTGCGTGTACCGCACCAAGATGCGCGCCCAGTACGGGCTCCAGGAGACCCCCTGCCCGGACTGCTGCGTCCACTTCTGCTGA